TTTCCACATCCGCTTTCTGACCCGCATGCTCCGCAATATCAATATAAATATCCAAGTCCTTCTGAGGATCCTCCGTATAAATACCGAAATTCGTATACACTTGATAGTACACATCATCTTGGTTCAATACATCCGTGATTTGTTCAATCATCTCTCTATTCAAACTAGAAGTATGCATAATATCAAATGATTCATCACGCACTTCCGCACCATTCAAGCAGATATAAGGCACCTTCAAGCCTGTAGGTTCAATCGGAGAACTCGCTTCATAGAACGCACGTCCAGTCGCGATAACCACAGTAATCCCTTGATCCTGCGCTGCTTTAATCGCTTTAATATTCTCCTCAGAGACCTCATGTCCCGCATTCAATAAAGTACCATCCATATCAGTTGCAATCAATTTAATCATGACTTTACCTCATTTCTATTGTCTTTAACTTGCAGAAATTTATTTTTTTGAAAAAGAAAACTTTGGAAAGCTGAAAAGCAGCCAAAAGTGCCTTTGCAGTTGGGTTGGCCAAATACGCACGCCAGCCTATAGTTCACTTGTTATTCTATCAAATTATCGCCCTATATTTCTATCGTCTGCTTGACTGATTTATTAAAGTTATTTCATCGTTTTACTTAATAAATAATAAGACAATTAAAACAAGGTATATAATCGCTATAAATACATATCGCTGAGTTGTAGGTTGCGGCGTTAATAATTTGCGGTCTGACCAAGTTGTCCAATAGAGTGAAATCAAACCGATGGCTACCAATACTTTCAATACAATATTGGATACAAAAACATTGATGCATGACACAATTACAAGTGCCCCGCAAATCACCATGGTACGTTTAGAAATAGTTTTAAATCCTTGACCCAAAAGTGTAAATACAAATGTGATAACTATAAAGCTGAAAACAATCCAATTCATGATGCATACCCCTCTCAAGATGTGATGTTTTATAAGTTATAACGTTATTTTTTTGTAATGATACCATACAAATTTATTCGTTTTCTGTAGATTTTTTCATTAATTTCTTCTTGTCTCGCAACTGTTTAAAAAAGTTTTTAAGCAATTGGCTGCATTCTGCTTCCAATACCCCACTGACCACTTCAGCACGATGGTTGAAACGCGGTTCTTGCAATAAATCCATCAAGCTGCCGCTGCATCCGCCTTTTGGATCAGCAGCTCCATACACTACACGCGGAATCCGACTCATCACGATAGCACCTGAACACATGACACAAGGTTCCAAAGTCACATATAATGTACAGTCTTCCAAGCGCCAGCTGCCTACTGCTTCAGCAGCCCTCTCGATGGCGATGTGTTCTGCATGTGCGGTCGGCTGCTGTGCCGTTTCTCGTAAATTATGAGCACGCGCAATCACTTCACCATTTTTCACAATTACTGCACCAATTGGCACTTCACCGATACGTTCTGCTTTTGCTGCTTCTTCTAATGCAAATTTCATATAATTTTCATCTGTAGTCATATGTTCTATCTCCCGCCTTGTGATACAATAACTATTGTCTATTTTAACACTTGGAGTGTTGTTTATGAATCAACCTTATATTGCCATAGAAGGTCCTATAGGAGTAGGAAAATCTACTTTGGCGCACTATTTGAGCGACACACTGCACTATCATGAAGCCCAAGAAATTGTGGATGAAAATCCCTTCCTTTCTGATTTCTATGAGGACATCTCAACTTGGAGTTTCCAAACTGAAATGTTCTTTTTATGTAACAGATACAAGCAAGTTCAAGATCTTGAGCAACAGGCTTCTGGTATTGTCAGTGATTATCATATTTTTAAAAATAAAATCTTTGCTCGTCAAACTTTGACAGATACAGAATTCGATAAATTCAGCCGCATCTATAAAATATTAACGGAAGATTTGAGAATGCCGAATGTGGTTATTTTTCTAGATGCTGATTTAGAAGTTCTGAAACAACGTATTGCCAAACGTAATCGTAGTTTCGAACATCAAATTGAAGATGACTATTTATTGAATTTAAAGCAAGCGTATTGGGAATTCTATCAATCCTTAAAAGCACAAGGTAAACAAGCCAAATGGATTGATACTACGGAACTTGATTTCGTTAATCATCCTGATGATTACGCACAGATATTAAACATTGTTCAAGCAATGATAGGAGGCACAACACATGAATAATTACGGTATCCCTCAAGATGCAGTGATTACAATTGCAGGTACCGTAGGCGTCGGCAAGTCTAGTCTGACACGCGCCCTTGCAAAAAAATTAAATTTCCGCACTTCTTTTGAAAATGTGGACCATAACCCTTATTTAGATAAATTCTATGATG
Above is a genomic segment from Staphylococcus piscifermentans containing:
- a CDS encoding deoxynucleoside kinase, producing the protein MNQPYIAIEGPIGVGKSTLAHYLSDTLHYHEAQEIVDENPFLSDFYEDISTWSFQTEMFFLCNRYKQVQDLEQQASGIVSDYHIFKNKIFARQTLTDTEFDKFSRIYKILTEDLRMPNVVIFLDADLEVLKQRIAKRNRSFEHQIEDDYLLNLKQAYWEFYQSLKAQGKQAKWIDTTELDFVNHPDDYAQILNIVQAMIGGTTHE
- the tadA gene encoding tRNA adenosine(34) deaminase TadA codes for the protein MTTDENYMKFALEEAAKAERIGEVPIGAVIVKNGEVIARAHNLRETAQQPTAHAEHIAIERAAEAVGSWRLEDCTLYVTLEPCVMCSGAIVMSRIPRVVYGAADPKGGCSGSLMDLLQEPRFNHRAEVVSGVLEAECSQLLKNFFKQLRDKKKLMKKSTENE